From Campylobacter pinnipediorum subsp. caledonicus:
AAGAAGAATTGCAAAAGATGATAGAGGCAGGACTAAGCGTAAATTTGAAAAATGAAAAAGGCGATTCGCTTATAATGCTTGCAAGCTACCGCAACTCGCTTGAAACGGTAAAAATGCTTATAGAAAAAGGTGCTAGAGTTGATGAGCGAAATGATAAAAACCAAACTCCGCTTGCTGGTGCTTGCTTCAAGGGTCATCTTGAAGTGGTAAAAGCTTTAGTTGAAGCCGGTGCTGATATAAATGCAAATAACGGAATGGGAGCTACTCCTCATACTTTTGCTATGATATTTGGTAGAACTGAAGTTGTGAAATATCTAAATAGTGTAAATAAAAAACATAGTTTTTTACAAAAAATATTCGGTAAGATTTTTGGTTTATTTTCAGGTAAATAGACTTATTGATTATTTTGTTTTTTAAAATTATCAATTATTAGTTTTAAAATTTTATACAAATATTTTTTATATATTCTGCAAAAATTAATTCAAATTATAGTTAATTATTTGAAGTTTAAGAGCCTTTGAAGATGGTTTAAGTTATTATTATATAGTATTGAATTATTAGAAGGAGTAAAAATGAAAATTTCAAAGATTGTAAGTGCATCTATACTTAGTATTGCTGTAAGCAGTTCCGCTTTTGGTGCTGAAAATGTAACACCAAAAGAGGAAATAGAAAATGCATTAAATAAAGGAGAAATAACAGCTAAAAAAATAACAGAAAAAAATATAGAAGCAGCCAAACTAATAGCTGAAAATAAAAAAATTGAACTTAAATTGGCAAAAGAAAAGCTAGCAGCTATAAATGCAGGTGAAGAAGCTACTGAAAAAAAAATAGAAGCATTAGAGGATAAAGTATCAGAAGTAATAGAATCAGTATTAGCAGCAAAAGAAGCAGCAAAAAAAGCAATAATTATAGCATTAGAAGAAGAACAAAAAGCTGTAACACAAGAACAAAAAGCAGCAGCAAAAGCCAAAAAAGAAGCAGCAATAAAAGTAGTAGAGGATACAGATGAGCTATTGGCTGAAGCTGAAGCTGAAGTCTACATAGCAAAAGAAGCAGCAGAGGCAGCTAAAGCAGAAGATGTAGCAACACCAGAAAAAAAAGCAGAAGCAATTGAAAAAGCTAAAAAAGAAATAGAAACTAAATCTAAACAAGTAGATGTATTGCAAGATGCTTTAGCGGAAACTAATGTTAATACAGCTAAAGCTGTTAATGAGCTAAAAGAAAAAGAAAAAACGCTAAAAGAAAAAGAAACAGAATATAAAAATGCTACCGAAGCACAAAAAGCTGAGAAACTAAAAGCACTTAATGATGCCAAAAAAGAAGTAGCAGAAGCTAAAGAAGAAGTAGGTGAAGCTAATGCTGATCGTGCTAAACGTGCAACTAGAAAGCTAGATAATACAAATAAAAGTATAGCAGAGTCTTTAGGTGATATATCAGCAGATAATGAAGTGTTAAATAAACTATTCTTAGATGGCAATACTAAAAAAGAAGATATTGTTAATATAGTTAAAAATGTAACAAGCTCTGTAACAACATCAGTTGATTCAATGGCTAAAATATCTAATGTAGATATCGTTAAGTTTAATACAGATCTTTCAACCTCTACAAGACTTGCAAGTCTAAGCAACCCATTCAATGCTGATTTAGCATTAGCAAGCGCTATCAGACATTTAAAAGATGATAGCTTTGCAAGTAGTGATGATATGGCATTAAGCAACGTAGTAAGAGAATACACAGATAGATTTAACTATGACAATAACCTATGGGGAAGTGTCTTAGGTGGTAAGACAAGTGTTAAAAATGGTGCAAGTCCAAAAATCTTTGGTGTAACTCTTGGTTATGATAAGAGATTTGATAATATGATAGTTGGTGCAACTACAACTTATACTCAAACAAAAGCAGACAAAAGTGATGTTGAGTTAAAAGGTAAAAATATCCAATTAGGTCTTTATACAAGAGGATACTTTGATGAGAATGAAGTAGATGCAAGAATCAACTTTAACTTTGGAGATAACAAGGTAAAAAGAACAACTAGTATAGGTAAAACTGATGGTAAGTTTGATTCATTTGCAACATCTTTTGATCTAACTTATGGTCGCATATATCAGTTAGACAATGATGTAATGATTAAACCACTTGGTGGTGTTGGATATACATATCTAAAAACAAAATCATTTACTGAAAAAGGCGAGGGTGCTTTATCATATAACTCTATAACAACAAAAGTAGCTAACTTAAAAGCTGGTGTTGAGTTAAGAAAATATGTTGAATCTGGTAAATACTTCTATGTAACTCCTGGTGTAGAAAGAGAGATATTTAAAAACGTTAAAGATCCTATAGTTAAATTTATAGGAGCAGATAATGGCATTAAACTAGTAGGTGATGATAAGAAAAATACTTACTTTACTTTACAAACAGGTGCTAATTTTAACATAACAGATAGCTTAAGCACAAATATAAACTTTGGAACAAAACTAGGTTCTAAAAACAAATTCTATAACGGAACTATAGGTGTTAACTATAAGTTTTAATTAGCTAAGTAACCACACAAAGATACTCAAACAAGTATCTCTATAACCCCTTTAAAAGTAAAACTTAAAGGGGTATAACTATTGCTAGTTTAAAAATCAATGAATTTCTTAAAGATTAAGAACTTTTTAATATAACTGAATTTACAATAATCCTGCATTTATATTTTAAAAGGAGTAGAAATGAAAATTTCAAAGATTGTAAGTGCAGCTATACTTAGTGTAGCTGTAAGTGGTTTCGCTTTTGGTGCTGAAAATGGGGGGGGGGTAGCGACTAATCCTACACTTGATTTTTTTAATACCGTAAAGCAAAAATTAGCAGATATAGCTAACAAGAAAGAAAGCTTAGCAAATGATATATCGTCTATACATGATGAGACTGTAAAAGGTGCATTTAAAGATATTTTAGTTAAAGCAAAAGATTTAACAATTCCAGAAACCGGGTTTACTATTGCAGATTTTGCTACAGTTGGTGACAAACAAGTTAGCCTAAAGCTAACTAACCAAGCTTCTAAACCCATGCTTGAAATTTCATACGATGGCAAAAAAGACGTTTTAAGCTTAAATGATAGTGATGCTTTAACTTTTAACCCTAGAATATTAGATAGAGTAGATCCTAGTCTGAAGAATTTTAAGAATCAAGAAAATATAACTCATGATAATGGCATAGAAACTGATAGGGAAAATAATGCAAAAAATAAAGCAATGGTTGAGT
This genomic window contains:
- a CDS encoding ankyrin repeat domain-containing protein; this translates as MEEITEQDEQRYAELCGKAFEFARRDEKEELQKMIEAGLSVNLKNEKGDSLIMLASYRNSLETVKMLIEKGARVDERNDKNQTPLAGACFKGHLEVVKALVEAGADINANNGMGATPHTFAMIFGRTEVVKYLNSVNKKHSFLQKIFGKIFGLFSGK
- a CDS encoding autotransporter outer membrane beta-barrel domain-containing protein codes for the protein MKISKIVSASILSIAVSSSAFGAENVTPKEEIENALNKGEITAKKITEKNIEAAKLIAENKKIELKLAKEKLAAINAGEEATEKKIEALEDKVSEVIESVLAAKEAAKKAIIIALEEEQKAVTQEQKAAAKAKKEAAIKVVEDTDELLAEAEAEVYIAKEAAEAAKAEDVATPEKKAEAIEKAKKEIETKSKQVDVLQDALAETNVNTAKAVNELKEKEKTLKEKETEYKNATEAQKAEKLKALNDAKKEVAEAKEEVGEANADRAKRATRKLDNTNKSIAESLGDISADNEVLNKLFLDGNTKKEDIVNIVKNVTSSVTTSVDSMAKISNVDIVKFNTDLSTSTRLASLSNPFNADLALASAIRHLKDDSFASSDDMALSNVVREYTDRFNYDNNLWGSVLGGKTSVKNGASPKIFGVTLGYDKRFDNMIVGATTTYTQTKADKSDVELKGKNIQLGLYTRGYFDENEVDARINFNFGDNKVKRTTSIGKTDGKFDSFATSFDLTYGRIYQLDNDVMIKPLGGVGYTYLKTKSFTEKGEGALSYNSITTKVANLKAGVELRKYVESGKYFYVTPGVEREIFKNVKDPIVKFIGADNGIKLVGDDKKNTYFTLQTGANFNITDSLSTNINFGTKLGSKNKFYNGTIGVNYKF